The nucleotide sequence GATCCTGCTTATTGCAGTTCCAGCAGATTGCCACATTCGGATGAACGGCCACATCCAGGATTTTGCGAATCGTCGGCAGATGGGCACACTTGCCGTGCACTTCCAGCCGAATCTGCTGTCCGAAGCCCTGACCATATTCGCCCAGTTCATTCAATGCTTTTCCGATCTGTTCGATCGTCACGCTTTCCGGAACACCAACATGGAAAGAATCGGGCTTCACCTTCACGCCCGTTCCCCCGACATCGTGGCTGAGTTTGATAAAGTCCTTCGTATCGGCAATTGCCTTCTTCAATACAATCGGATCGGGACTGTCATAGCGTTCATTGCTGCCAATTCCCACTAACGTCACCGGGCTGTCCGCAAACCGTTTCGCAACTTCCTTACGCTGATCTGCTGTCAAAGTGCGTTCCACACCATGGGCATGAGTCGTACGCAGTTCGACCCCCAGAACATTCGCTGTTTCACAGTTTTTCAACAGGGTCGGCAGATCCCAGTCCTTGGCCCATTGATAAGTGACCAGACCATACTGGGCCTGTTTCGCTGATTTCTTTTCTGCAAACACGGAACTCGACAAACCATAGCCTAACGCCAGAGTACTTCCGGCTGCAGCGGTTTTCAAAAAGTCACGACGTGAGTAAAATTCCATGAGTGCATTCTCCAGAGTATATTAATACGGTAGTTCCTGATCACTGAGAGAAGTCAGTTCCCTACCCGTCTCTTTGATCTTACCTATTATTACTGATTCACGAGAGAGATTACAAACAACTTTCTGATGATTTCTGATTCAACCACACAAGCAGAGGGAGCCGTCTGCTTTACAATAAAACTCATTCCTTTTATAAAACAGGTCAGGATCCGTACTGTCAGCGGGAAAACTGTTTCTTTCCCGCTTTTCAATAAAACGACTGTTGACTTTTTATCATTTGATTCCGAGTAAGACCATGAACGAAAAAACCGCACCCGAAAAATTTACCTTTCAGGCCGAAATCAAAAAACTTCTGGATTTGCTCTCACACTCGCTCTACCAGAACCGGGAAATCGCGATCCGGGAGCTCATTTCAAACGCCTCCGATGCGT is from Gimesia maris and encodes:
- a CDS encoding TIM barrel protein — encoded protein: MEFYSRRDFLKTAAAGSTLALGYGLSSSVFAEKKSAKQAQYGLVTYQWAKDWDLPTLLKNCETANVLGVELRTTHAHGVERTLTADQRKEVAKRFADSPVTLVGIGSNERYDSPDPIVLKKAIADTKDFIKLSHDVGGTGVKVKPDSFHVGVPESVTIEQIGKALNELGEYGQGFGQQIRLEVHGKCAHLPTIRKILDVAVHPNVAICWNCNKQDLEGAGLAANFAMVKDRLGATTHIHDLIHNPYPHKEFFELMAGANYTGWLMLEEGKLPKTDTVAALAEQRKVFDKMWAQAQDS